One window from the genome of Salvelinus sp. IW2-2015 linkage group LG30, ASM291031v2, whole genome shotgun sequence encodes:
- the LOC111955276 gene encoding probable ATP-dependent RNA helicase ddx6, translating to MASARTENLGPIGMGLNKQNGQLRGVPKPASPQSGPLVLGSLLSKAVGAPQKAGAALEGTGIRYGDDWKKSLQLPPKDTRVRTSDVTSTKGNEFEDYCLKRELLMGIFEMGWEKPSPIQEESIPIALSGRDILARAKNGTGKSGAYLIPMLERIDLKKDYIQAIVMVPTRELALQVSQISIQISKHLGGVKVMATTGGTNLRDDIMRLDETVHVVIATPGRILDLIKKGVAKVDRVQMMVMDEADKLLSQDFVVLIEDIISFLGKGRQILLYSATFPISVQKFMAKHLQKPYEINLMEELTLKGITQYYAYVTERQKVHCLNTLFSRLQINQSIIFCNSTQRVELLAKKITQLGYSCFYIHAKMMQEYRNRVFHDFRNGLCRNLVCTDLFTRGIDIQAVNVVINFDFPKNAETYLHRIGRSGRFGHLGLAINLITSEDRFNLKSIEDQLVTDIKPIPGSIDKSLYVAEFHATNPNCEEELKETGRQKVEP from the exons ATGGCATCCGCAAGAACGGAGAACCTTGGCCCTATCGGCATGGGACTGAACAAGCAGAACGGGCAGCTTAGGGGGGTGCCTAAACCGGCCTCTCCTCAATCAGGACCCCTCGTCCTGGGCTCTCTGTTAAGCAAGGCTGTAGGTGCACCCCAGAAAGCAGGTGCTGCCCTGGAGGGAACTGGCATTAG GTATGGAGATGACTGGAAAAAGAGCCTACAGCTCCCTCCCAAAGACACAAGAGTCAGAACCTCT GATGTAACATCCACTAAGGGAAATGAGTTTGAGGACTACTGTCTGAAGCGGGAGCTCCTGATGGGCATCTTTGAGATGGGCTGGGAGAAGCCCTCCCCTATCCAG GAGGAGAGCATTCCTATAGCCTTGTCAGGACGAGACATCCTGGCCCGAGCCAAGAATGGAACAGGGAAGAGTGGggcctacctcatccccatgctgGAGAGAATAGACCTGAAgaaggactatatacagg CTATTGTGATGGTGCCCACTCGTGAGCTGGCCCTGCAGGTGAGCCAGATCAGTATCCAGATCAGCAAGCACCTGGGCGGAGTGAAAGTCATGGCCACCACGGGTGGCACCAACCTGCGAGATGACATCATGCGCCTGGACGAGACTG TGCATGTGGTCATTGCCACACCTGGCAGGATCTTGGACTTGATAAAGAAGGGGGTGGCCAAAGTGGATAGAGTTCAGATGATGGTGATGGATGAG GCGGACAAGCTGCTGTCTCAGGACTTTGTGGTGCTCATCGAGGATATCATCAGCTTCCTGGGCAAGGGCCGTCAGATCCTGCTGTACTCTGCCACCTTCCCCATCAGCGTGCAGAAGTTCATG GCCAAGCACCTGCAGAAGCCCTATGAGATCAACCTGATGGAGGAGCTGACTCTGAAGGGCATCACCCAGTACTACGCCTACGTCACTGAGAGACAAAAGGTCCACTGTCTCAACACACTCTTCTCCAGG TTGCAGATCAATCAGTCCATCATCTTCTGTAACTCCACCCAGAGAGTTGAGCTGCTGGCTAAGAAGATCACCCAGCTGGGCTACTCCTGCTTCTACATCCACGCCAAGATGATGCAG GAGTACAGAAATCGTGTGTTCCACGACTTCAGAAATGGACTCTGCAGAAATCTTGTCTGCACTG ATCTCTTCACTAGAGGTATTGACATCCAGGCCGTCAATGTCGTCATCAACTTCGACTTCCCCAAGAATGCTGAGACATACCTGCATCGCATCGGACGATCAG GGAGGTTTGGCCACCTGGGCCTGGCCATCAACCTGATCACCTCTGAAGACCGCTTCAATCTGAAGTCCATCGAGGACCAGTTGGTCACCGACATCAAGCCTATCCCTGGCAGCATCGACAAGAGCCTGTACGTGGCAGAATTCCACGCCACCAACCCCAATTGCGAGGAGGAGCTGAAGGAGACAGGCCGCCAAAAGGTGGAGCCCTAG